A window of Mus musculus strain C57BL/6J chromosome 3, GRCm38.p6 C57BL/6J genomic DNA:
tgcaaaaaaaaaaaaaagtatcaaagtCATTACAGGTGTCTTGTCTAAATCCTGACTCTTCCTCCATTGATGAGAAATCTCATTCTGGTTATTTGACCTCTCTGAGGCTGTTGCCCCACCCATAGGAAAGGAGATGGCAACATTCGCCTTGCAACATCATCGTGAGAATAAATAGAAGCAAACACACTGCCACAAGCATCCTCTGAATGACTGTTTCCTTTCTCCACTTAAGGAGAGTTTATTTAGACTCTGAACTAGGCAGAAAAACAGATGATCTTAAtcttacagataaggaaaccaaCCAAGCACTGAGCCAATGCACCTTGGTTGGACATCCAGGCTCAAGGGTGCTCCATCCCTCCAGAGACAGGGCTTATGGTGGGATTCTTAGTGTACTTAAAGCTAGTCATCCCTGATGCGACTGGGCTGGGTGAACTGGGGAGCATAGCTGCCATTCTTTAGGTTTCTGTTATGTGTCTTATTCCTTAATGGCTGTTACATATGTGTTACCAAGTTACAGGGAGAACTTCAGTGGGgcaggatggagagagaaagcagCCTCCATTCCACATTATACATTCCTGAATAAATGCCAGTTTCCGATTTCTGTAACTCACACTGGGCCATTTTTAAAAGAGGCGGTCACTTTGTCCCTTCTCTGTGTTACCTCAATAGATCCGAAGCCAATGACTTAGCCTTACGTCTGGCACGGCAGTTCCGAGGCCACCAGGATGTGATCACCCTTGACCAGTAAGTCCTGGACAACAGGCTTCTAAAGAAGCAGCCCCCTTCAGAGCCAGAAGTGTACCAATCTGTACCAAACTCATCTCTACTAAGACCACAGGCACTTATGGAGGAGGGTGTTTCAAAATCACTCAAGAAGGTGCTGTGTAGAGCTTGAGTGCACTCTTTCTAGGCTAATTCACTCTCTCTAATCACTTTCCTGGGTGTCTTAATGACTGCAGCCTTGTAGGCTTGATGGGAATCTGGGTTGACATTTTACTTAGTAATTAACTACATATTGCAGCTAATGCTACCTCTACATAACTCAAGTGTTTCCAAACTAAAAACataattaatttctttaaaatccaAACATTCGCTTCACTATCATGATTATCTACTGTACTTGGTATTAAACACAGCCGTTTATAGCAAATTTAAAACTTTAGTTCTTTTTCATTTGATCACAACTACCAATGGTCATGTTAACTCTTAGCTCCCAAACATGATTGTTGATTTTAAACGAGAAACTTGGCATTCGTATTTActaatgcttttaaaattatctcATCTACTCCCTCACCCCCTTAACCCACAGAGTGAAATTAAATATGTGACCTTATTTTGTGCCCTCCTGTAGACTTTCTTCAATGTGATGATTCATTTTCTATTGCTGCTTCATTTATTACTATAAGCTTATGGATTCAAATCAATACAAAACTATTGCCATAGATGTCATCAGAAAGCTAAAATAACTCACTGAGCTAAAATCAGGGCTATCTGTGGGGAAGTCTTGGCCCTTCCAGGTTATATGTCTGTATCTCATGGCCTACAGCACCAGGTTTTCTCTTCAAAGTCAGCCATCGCCTTACTAAGCCTTTGCTTCTCTCCTCATGCCGCCATCTTTGATTAtcacactcctgcctcctgtTTCACTTATAAGACATTTCTGACTATATTGAATTCACCCATATAATCCACAATAACCCCCTTATTGAATGGTCCTTAATTTACTCTACCTGAAAATCATCTCTGCTATGAAACATATTCTTGGGTCCTGAATATTAGGAGATAAACATACTTGGGGTggggtatttctttttttaaattctcattcTCTACCACTATGGACAGCTATCATAATGTGTTTACTATATATTTTTATGGACCTATGGtcaatttaataatatatttaatgtACCGACTCCATGCtatttgaatgttttctttgtatgtattcatTGTATATgataattgattttattatgacatttttatacatgtTCATGGTTTCTGATCATACTTACCACTGCTCTGCTCTCCCTCCTACTTCTGCgaatccctttcttcctcccaactGTGTTGACTTTCACATCATCTTACTTTTTATATCACAGAAAATGTGCATTATTCTATGTGCATCTGCTTTACCAAAGTTACTACAGATCTCTTTGTTTTCATACTTCATCCCACGTAGAATTCTTGACATTTGTTCCATTACTCTAACTCAGAAACATAATGTGAGCCATATATGAGATTTAAATGTTCTAGTACTTTGGGGTAGCCTGTGAACATGTTGTCATTTCAATATTTAGTCAACATGAGGTATGTTGACATATCTTACGTTCCTTTTTTACTCACTGAGTATCAGAAGTCCAGGTTCTGCTTGGACATTGTCAGGGTAGACTAAAGATGCTCAAGTGCCTGTAGCTCTGAGTGGGAAATTGCTGCCATATTGGATTACAGTATTGTTCTCACTGTATAGCATCCTTCCCCCCAGAGATGGGCACTGACTGCATCACTCCCTGCACAAGCAGAGATCCTGCTACATGGTCTTCCACAGGACATCCTGAGAATGCCTCGGGGATAAAATTCAGAAACAAGATGGCTGGGCAGCAAGTGCTGCTAATTTGACTGAAATTTGCCATATTTGTCTCCAGTGTGATTGCAACACCAGACACGCATAGGAAAGACCCTCTCCCCAGCCTAACCAACCTCAGTACTAACCAGCCTCAGTACTAACCAGCCTCAGTACTAACCAGTCTCAGTACTAACcagctttctgcttttttttctaaCTGCTGTTACTCTATTGGCTATAACACATCTTGATTTGCATTGTTTAATTGGCAACGTTGATTTGAGAATCTTCTCACATAAGTTTTATGCTTTAATCATCTTTTCGTCTTCTTTATCACTTTTTCAGTTAGGAGTCTCATCCTTCTGTTGCTGGTTTGTGGTTTCCTATACAATCTAGGCCAGAGCCTGTCTATTTGGAGTCACCTGTGGATGGGCCTCTTAGAGTTTTCTCTCCACATCTGCTGATTACACTTCTGggcaagaaacagaaagaggaatAGCTTCACCATTTGTGTGTTGAGTGAGAAAGAAGAGTTTTGTTGCTATTCGGTCATCTCTGTCCGAGTTCTTCTTCTGTAATCCCTCAGTATTTGCCTAGCATCTCCAACGGAGCATCCTTTAGATAGCCCTCCAAGCAGAAACCCAAGTCTGTAAAATTGTGTTCAGGCTTactaaccaggcatggtggcacatgcctgtggtcCCGGCTGAGGCCCAGAAGAATCACTTGAGGCCAGGAGTTTAAGGCCGGACAGAACTGTCTGTGaggcctatttttaaaaatttaggctggtaagatgactcagcaggtattTGCGTACCAAGCCTGACTGCCTGAGTCTAATCCCCtggaatcaatcaatcaatcaatgtaaaaaatatttgaaaatatagaaaactcaaCTCACAAGACTGCATGAAGATATAAAAATGTCCACCTTTAGAGAATCTCATTACCAATTCAAAGAAATATAATTCAAAGAACTAATGTTTGTTTTTCCAACTATAATAAAAGCAACTGCCTATGAGGAGATATACCAGACCCTCCAAGTACTTCCTTACATTTATAAGGGACAATAGGAAGATCAAATACCATTGCTGCCATGAAAACAGACTAGACCTAGTTTTGCAGGTAAACATGGCGCTGGTAGTGAACTCTCCCCAGATGAGTGACACTGAGCGGCAGGAAACACTGGTTTCACATACTACAAAAACACCTTTCCTGGGACTCTTGGTGTgacttctctttttcatttcagtGCTTACCACGGCCACCTGTCGTCATTAATTGAGATCAGTCCTTATAAGTTTCAGAAGGGCAAAGATGTCAAGAGGGAAACTGTACATGTGGTAAATATCTCTGAGTCCTATGATCAGAATACCGGGGCTAGAAGAGCATCTACTGCCATTCGGCCCAACCTTCCAAGCCGAGTGGAACCATGGGAAAGAAACTAAGATTGAGAGCGGTGTGTGATGTGCTGAACCCAGGGGCCACAGACTGACTGCGGGTGGCTCAGAGTGAGGAGCTCGGTAGGAGAGTCCAGTGGTAGACCTGGTAGATCAGATTTGTAAAAGCTGTTGTCAACTCTTGTGTCCACTCATCTCCAGTCACTCTCCCAATCACTGGTACGAGGCCAACACTCAGAGCTAAATGAGCTTCTCTGGCTGCTCTTAAAGACAATTTACAGGACGCATAGTTGCGGCAGTAATGAGAATTGTGAAAAAGGAATGTTGCATCCAACAGAGGCGCCAGCCAGGTTGTCAAAACAGTGAAGTTCACTTCGTATAACTGTGCTAACTGAGGGTCAGTAAGAACCTGCACTGCCTTACTGCGAGACCTTATGCACTAAGAGCCTTGAGTTTCCTAAGTGATCGTGGTCTCGGATGTAATCAACAGTGCGAGTTTGTTTTACATAGTCATCAGTTCAGTGTCCACTTTGTGCCATTTTTGTATATAATGTAATTGCGCTCGACAATCTGAATTTGCTTCCTGTGTGAATACAGATAAAGCTCTGACTTAGAGGGGCTGGCATGTCTAAGCTCCAGCTCACAATCCAGAGGTCAGTTCTTCACAGCACTCTGAAATGTGCAGAAAGATAAAGGCACTGGGGGTGTTTGGGTCAACAGGACCGCCCTCCAACATGCGCTGGTAGGGAAATAGATGGTCCCTCGGTCTTTAAGTTTGGTCAAGGCGCAAATATGGAGAAAGTGTATTATCTGACGTTTTAGGCACCAGCTCCAGACACTTACAGAGGGAAATACAGAGAGGACCACGAAGACCCATCCACTGCATATGCCGACGAGGTGAAGAAGATCATTGAAGAGGCTCACAGCAGCGGAAGGAAGGTTGGCATTATGGGAAACACTTTTCAAGTCTTTTATGGAAATAGTTACAACAGTTGGAACTCTCTACGGAGAAGAAAAGGGATGAAATCGAAaatgcctttgttctttgctgatTCCATTCTCCCTTGGTTTTTGTTTCAAAAGTACTTTGTCATagcaatttttttatttatcataGAAATATAATTACTACACATCCCCAGTGCTGACGGCCTAGTGCTGATCTCTCGGGTACTATAGAGGGTCTGGTCTGGAGGACCTTCCAACTTTGAGGCTCATGGGGGAAGCAGGACCAGTCTAAGCTTTCAGACCCTCAGGGGATCTTGGTGCTGCCAGGAGCTAGTGGACCTCCAAGAGCCACAGGGCTGAGACTTGGCTTCTCACTAAGCCAGGGTAGAAGCACAGGCTTTCTACCTGGGCCTGGGCTTCCAGGACAACACCAGAGTAATTGAGAACAGGAAAGGGGTTAATGTTTTCAGTCTTCACCCTGCTGTCCTCAGATGCATGCTCATCCCACACCCATCATGGGGTAACTTAGGTGCAGATTAAatgcaacttgacaacacatggCCTTTAAATTGGCTTGTGGCACAGACATGACAATACGAATACTTcattaaacaaaaacaatttgCCTTTTTCCAGTGAATTGCAATATTTTTATCATCATGACAGAAGAGCCATTCTTCTTTCTGGAGTGTCTCCCATCCACAGCCCTGCTTCCACTCCCAACCCTACTACTCCTGCTTTGCTTCCATGCCCTCTGTAATACCCCTGTGCAGATGAACCTAAAGCTCTACCTACTCAAAGAGCTTTGGAGCTTTGGATAGTAAATAACGCTTTTAGAAAATATGTTTAACATAACAGGATTATATGGACTCTGCCATTAACAGAGAGtccacatgattttttttaaagaaattaaaatttgggGGGGGGTCGATGCAATCATGTTACCAATGCTGAAAGCTATGAAGAAGTAAACACAGGTCATGTGCTTCTAAATGTCAGCTGTGCTTACAAAGTCATTGAAGGTTAAAACAGAAGTCTCTGGGGTCCAGCAGCCCCATTTTATAGCTAAGACACTAAATAACTATGAGGTGAACAACTTCACTCAGGTTAATGCTGCTCGTATGGAGTCTGGACGCAGGCTTGCGTCTCTagatctctttctccctttctcgaGCTTTCGCTTCTTCCTTCACTGACTGCCATTttgagcctctcctcccatagcATCTGACAGGCTTCCCCTATCCTTGCTGTTGAGAAGCCTAGATTTTGAGGGAGGGAAGCTTAGTGTAATCTCAGACCTAGAAGTATAGCAATGCAGCCCCTCACGTGTAGCCACCTACTCCCTTGGTACTGACTCTAGCCTCAAGCAATCCAATTTTACTAACCTAGATCAGTTTCCAAAAGTTCATATCACAGACATCCATATATCACTTTTACTCGACACAACCTGACAAAAATATTGCCCTTCAATTATGAAGTCCACCTCTCATGACCTCCATTTCCTTTGGTGGCTTTACTTGAGTCCTAGGACATCATTTAGATACCCATCTCTTCTGGTACAGATAGCTTTTGTTTATAATTAACAGCCGATTTAGCACTTACCATGGGTGTGTTTCTAGCCATTTCAAACCTACTctaagggatggaaagatggctcagcagtcaagaacactgctcttgcagaggacaagagtttggttcccagcatcaatggcaggtggctcacaaccacttataactccagctccaggggattcatgccttctgacctccttgTACACCAGCACACGTGCATACAAATGTACAGAGGTAGAGGTGCacactcataaaattaaaaataaagatttttaaaatcttctttaaaataacacgctcttgaggctggagagatggcttagctgttaagagtACAGATTCTttcagggtttggttcccagcacctacatggcagctaagAACTATATGCAAGTCCAGTTGCAaaggatctagtgccctcttctggcctctctgagtACTGCATAtcttggtgcacagacatatgtgcagacaaaacgcccatacatattaaataaaaataaacctttaaaatagaAACCTGCTGCATAGGAAGTTCTTCTCTTTTCGGAGGGGAGCCTATCGTGTATAGATTTTTGACCCCATCTTTTCTTGTATAGATTGCTGCCTTTATTGCTGAATCCATGCAGAGTTGTGGTGGACAAATTATTCCTCCAGCAGGCTACTTCCAGAAAGTGGCTGAGTATGTACTTGACTTGGGCATCCTTGGTCAAGCTGAGGGCACTACAACAATTCTATAAGGTCCATACTGCCAGATTAGCTGGTAAAAATCTGCTCCTGACTACATGCTACTTCGGGACTCTAGGATGTCCCCTGGTCTTTCCAGAGATACAAAACATACAGAGTTTAACATAGTCCAACCTCTAGAAGTATACTCTAGCTCCTGCCAAGCATCCTGTCTCATTGGCTCATCCCTTCACCTTGCCAATGAGTAAACCTGTGAAGATCAATTAACCTTGGTAAGATCCACTTGCCCAGCTCTCTTCCCAAGTGAAATGTTGCAATACAATGTACTCTAAGCAGCATATGGGGTAGATCTCATCTAGAAACCATGTGACTACCCTGTAACATCTCTACAAGGTAGTCCTAGAAAATTTTTAACACAGACGATACTTCAGGTTAACATTTTTCTGACTTAAATAGTCTTTTTGGGGTAGTTCTGGGGACACTTAGTGGTCTGAGGGCATCAACATATATCGTTACTTTTCAGACACATTCACAAAGCAGGAGGTGTGTTCATTGCTGACGAAGTTCAAGTAGGCTTTGGCAGAGTTGGGAGGTACTTCTGGAGCTTCCAGATGTATGGTGAAGACTTCGTTCCAGACATCGTCACCATGGGGAAACCTATGGGCAACGGTCACCCGATATCCTGTGTGGTGACAACCAAAGAAATTGCAGAAGCCTTCAGCAGCTCGGGCATGGAATATTTCAATACGGTAAATTTTGGTTCACAGACTTAATTCTAAAGGGGAAAATAATGCATGTTCTTAGACTTTTTCAAACATTGGGAAAGTGTTAGCAGCAAACCACTCTAATATTCTTGTCAAACTTCGATTAAACCAGACTTaattctctttgtattttttccttctgcttttcttcttccccaaACAGTCTTGTTAGGTTTTCTAATAACAGACAGTCACTCTGCTAAACTTCAGTGGTTATTTCATTAACAGACAATGCGATCTTATTTGTTTTGAATCATATTGAAATTCCCCAAACAATTTTAAAGCATTTAGAGGATTTGGTATGGTACTATGAATGTTAGTCAACTCACAGAACAGATACtaaatgtttccctttgtgaAGCTTCATTTCTTTGGCTTTACTCCCCAATGGAATGAGCGTTGGGCTTAGAAGTGTGCACAGCGGCAGCGCTGTTACAGACCAGAGCAAAAGCCAAATCTCAGAAGGGCTGGCTTTTCTCGGAGAAACGATTGCTTAGCTGTTTTCAGTCAACTCTGTAAGGACAGAGAACACTAATTTCCCTTACTGAACCACACTTCCGAATCTTTAATTTACAATATAATACTTTGTTACTGTTTGGATGAATCAATAAGTTTCTTATAATCCCTCATACTAGTTACACATCCTGGAGAATATGACCAGGAGTGAATTTTCACTCAATGCCAATAAATAAAATCATCTGTCTTCTAAGTCTAAAAGATTtctattacaaaaaaaaagttcagttaaaattgtatttttacaTGGACGTTAACCATGTGTATACCTTTGTGAGGACTGCTGAAGGCTTaaagtatgtttttgtttttcagacatacGTTGTGTGCCAAATTCCTCATGAATGAAGCAATACCACTGATTCTGTTGCTgttttcccctctctctgtctgcagTATGGAGGAAATCCAGTGTCTTGTGCAGTTGGCTTGGCTGTGCTGGATGTAATTGAAAAGGAGAACCTTCAAGGGAATGCTGTCAGAGTGGGGACCTATCTCATGGAGCTGCTGAGTGAACAGAAGGCTAAGCATCCCTTGATAGGGGACATCAGGTGTGTTGACCGAGAATCATGGACTCATTTCTTTTCCCATAGCAGAATAGCTTATATTTCACCTTGCcatttttaactaaaatatataagacACTGAGAAACAAAGAGAGCAAAGATCAGGGTTAACCCAGACTCAGGAACCACCCTGGTAACATTTGTGTTCCGTCACATttataggttttctttttctgtagttaGGATGATTTGAAGTCcaagagatgaaggaaggaagataagatGATTCTAAATGACCTAGGGATAACACTTGCCATCATAGCACCGGCAGGGTATCTTAACCAGCAAGTTTCGGGCCATGGAGAGAGCCTGTGTTAGCATCAGGGATGGTACCTAACTGACACCACTGAAGTTGGCCTCTGTCCACCGTGAGCACTTGCACACGTGTGCCTACGCACATATATGTTTCCTATGCACGCATACACAAACTTGTTTGAATGTACTATTATTCTCTTATATAATTAAATGGACAAAAATCCTGGATGACAAAGCTGCCTCAAAAACTAAAGGCAGCTGGCTTAGTTTCTTGAGTTAGTTAAAAATCAGTAGCGTTCTACTTAAGCAACGTCACACTCAACTTCACAGCAAATGTAGTCTGGTGACAGCGCCAGTCTCTAAGAGTATCCATggattctcttccctcttcctcagaGGTGTCGGCCTTTTTATCGGCATCGATTTGGTGAAGGACCGTGAGAAAAGAACACCTGCGACAGCTGAAGCACAGCACATCATCTACGAGTAAGCTCACCTCACATCCCTTCGCTGGCTTGGCCCCTTGAGCACTTGATTTTCTTCCTCTGATCTCTCTGAAAAAGGAGACTCTAAGTACCCATGGCCCTTCATCCCCCACTGCATGTGCCCATGGCCCTCCATCCCCCACCGCGTGTGCCCATGGCCCTTCATCCCCCACCGCGTGTGCCCATGGCCCTTCATCCCCCACCGCGTGCGCCCATGGCCCTCCATCCCCCACCGCGTGTGCCCATGGCCCTCCATCCCCCACCGCGTGTGCTCATGGCCTTTCATTTTCTGCACGGATTAGGATGAAAGGAAAGGGGGTACTTCTCAGTGCCGATGGCCCTCACAGGAACGTGCTGAAAATAAAACCACCCATGTGCTTCACGGAAGACGATGCAAAGTTCCTGGTGGACCACCTTGACGGCATTTTAACAGGTTGGCCCACggtctctcccctttcctcccaagcTCCCCCAATGCACTTTTCTGGCCTTCTATTCACAAGGGACATGAAGCAAGAGAAAAAGACATAGATAACTTTCCCTTCAAACTAGACTCAGATAGCTGCAAAAATTAGCGACATGGACTCTTAGTTCGATCACaaaattttttctttctagtCATACAACTTCAAATAGAAGCTTTTGGTAAATTAGCACATTGCGGTTACCGCTTGGTTGAGTGAGGGGCcgtatttgttgtttattttgcttttttgacaaggtcttgctgtgtagtccaggctagccttagaTTCATGGTCTTCCTGCTCCAGCCTTGTGAATGCTGAGATGAGCCCAGCTATTGTTCAGGTGATAAGGCAGAAGAATAATAGCTCCAATATCATGCACAGCAAGACTCCAACTCAAACAAaaccaaggagacaaaagaaATCTGAAATATTTGTAATAGAAAAATACAGGGCACAGATGAACAACTTTCACCATCTGCTGAATCATttcactttggattttttttcctcttcattttcaAGAATGTTTCAAATATCAAAGTGGTTTTTACCTGTTTATTTTGAGGACTTTCATTTGTCATTCAGAACTCTGCCCCACAGTAGGTATCTTATCTTCTGTTCATTCAGATTATACAActgaattaaattatttttctgttataaACATAAATTACATTGGAAAGTAAATAAACACGGGAAAATGGTATTGAAATCATGCAACTATTGAAATATTGGCCCACTCTTATTACAGTTTGCTTtattcatattatatatgaatgtattCAAACTCTTTGCTTGGTTCTCTTAACTACTGTTAAGACATGATGAGAAGCTGTAAGTCAACACATTATAGATCATTAATGTTTGGAAGCTTGCACATCAACCTGTTATTCTCAGTAGTGTCTCTCTTTGGACTCAGAGAACAGGCTCACACCCAAACCTGGCAAACATCTTCCCAAGCTGGTGTGCCCTGTGACCCTGCAACGCCAGGTAGAAGGACAGATTGCCATCACCCAGGCTGATCCCACTCAGACTAAACTGAATGATATCACTAACGGCCCAAAAGAACCGGACTGTGTGAACCAGGCACAGGCAAACTAGACTTGGCACCATGAGAAAAATtaacagtgaaaaataaaaatcaaagtgtaagctggagctggagagatgactcagcagtaaagagtatcaactgctcttccaaaggaccagggttcaagtcccagcacccacacagtagcttacaaccatctgtaactccaggtccaagggATTCACCATCACCCTCTGGCTTCCGAGGGCACATGGCATGcatatgatacacagacatacatgtaagcaaagcacccatacacataaatagtaataaaataattttgtaaaaataaaagccaGCAATTCTAATAGTAATATTTTTTACAGATATTACATGCCTCTTCTCTAGTACTTATTAGTCCTTATATTTAGACACTGGTTTTTTATTATATTGGTCTAACTTCTCTATATCTTCTTTGATTTAGTTTTAGAAGAAGCCATGGACTCCAAGAGTGGAACTGTGTTCTCTGAGAACACAGCTTACAGAACAAAGGTAAGAGGTGGCTGCTTTGTGTTTAGGGGAATCTCAAAGCATTAAGGGTTACTTTTTGAATATACAGTGACTATTAGAACCAAAGCAGCTTGTGCTAAGGTCCAGTGATCATTGCAAGTTTGACTGTACAATTAAGTTCCCAGAGCCAATGGCATATCATTTGCAAGAAATGAAACCAAATCACCATGCTCACAGGTTTATTctcatgtaaaaatataaataaaacccaaGGACCTCTCTCTTCTGGTCTATAAACACAGCTTTCAAATATGGGGAGACACTAACAAATGGCCTGAGCTTTCCCATATTGTCTCAGAAAGCCACCCACGGTCACCTCTGGTTCCC
This region includes:
- the Etnppl gene encoding ethanolamine-phosphate phospho-lyase, giving the protein MCELYSKQDTLALRERHIGPSCKIFFAADPIKIMRAQGQYMFDEKGERYLDCINNVAHVGHCHPEVVKAAAKQMELLNTNSRFLHDNIIEFAKRLTATLPQELSVCYFTNSGSEANDLALRLARQFRGHQDVITLDHAYHGHLSSLIEISPYKFQKGKDVKRETVHVAPAPDTYRGKYREDHEDPSTAYADEVKKIIEEAHSSGRKIAAFIAESMQSCGGQIIPPAGYFQKVAEHIHKAGGVFIADEVQVGFGRVGRYFWSFQMYGEDFVPDIVTMGKPMGNGHPISCVVTTKEIAEAFSSSGMEYFNTYGGNPVSCAVGLAVLDVIEKENLQGNAVRVGTYLMELLSEQKAKHPLIGDIRGVGLFIGIDLVKDREKRTPATAEAQHIIYEMKGKGVLLSADGPHRNVLKIKPPMCFTEDDAKFLVDHLDGILTVLEEAMDSKSGTVFSENTAYRTKMPKEIQVELPNLSATEAREIPRGKRNGVCSDQQALLSKRLKT